The genomic DNA CAGCGCCTTCATCGAGTCTATGACCGGATCCGGAAGCTGATGGCTAAGCCGGTCGAGCGGCTTTCCGCGAAGACGCACCACTTTGCCGGGAATCCCGACCACCGTGCTCTCGGGCGGCACTTCCTTCAGAACGACGGAATTGGCCCCGATATTCGATTGGTCCCCGATTTTAAAGGAGCCGAGAATTTTGGCACCCGATCCGATGACGACGTTATTGCCAATGGTCGGGTGGCGCTTGCCCTTCTCCTTGCCGCTCCCGCCAAGAGTAACTCCTTGATAGATAACCACGTCATCCCCAATTTCGCAAGTTTCCCCAATAACGACGCCCATGCCATGGTCGATGAACAGCCGATTGCCGATCCGTGCTCCCGGATGAATCTCGATTCCCGTAAAGAAGCGGCTGGTCTGCGAAATGATCCGGGCGATTGTGAACCACCGGCGGCGATAGAAAGCATGCGCCAGCCGATGGCTCCATATGGCATGCAGCCCGGAGTAGGTGAAGATGACCTCGAACCAGCTTCTGGCGGCCGGGTCGTTATCGAAAACGGCTTGAATATCGGATCTCATCCTTTTAAACATCATGCTTCCCTCTTTTCTCTTCCGGTCTCTCGCCTTGCTCTTAACCTTGCTAAGGAGGTCATGCCTCCCATGCTTATCTCTCTAGTGTTTGCTGTCTGCAATAAATATTGCCTTCAAAAAAAGCGCCCCTGCAGCCTTAGCTGCAGAGACGCTTAACGCGCGGTTCCACTCTGCTTCGGACGTAAGGCCGGACTCCCGCTGCCTGCCCGCAGGCAGAACGGTCTTCAGGCTCCCCCATCCCTCTTGGCGTCCTTAACGGGGACGATGCGGCAAAGTCTACCTGCGCCAGGCGCTGCGCATGCGGTTAATGACCGTCATGCCAAGCCAAAAGCGCGCTCAACTCCACTGCTCCCGGGTGCATTTCCGAAGCATGTATTGAGATAACTTTCACCCCGGTGCCGCTTGTCGGCTCCTCGGTTATCCTCTCTGGACAATACAATGGGCTGTCGTACTTCTCCCGATCTATGCATTTCAAGCTATATGGTGGATTCAAAAAAACATCTTTTGATCACGATGTAGCCCTAGAAGCAATTCGACATCGAATCTTGAATTCACCCGGTCCTTCCTGTGCTCACGTAGGCTTTGCCTACGCTGTGCTCCTCTGTCCCTAGCTTCATCCAACCTTCTCGGTGCTGAAAACTTGTCTTTTTGAATCTTCATCTCACTCATCTGTCTATATATTACCCGAAAGGCTCCAAAAATGACAACATTTGATTTGTCGCTAAGCCCCGCGGATTTGCGCCTTCAGCCGGTCGATCGTCCGGTCTCGGCCAAGCAAATAAATCGTCTGGTTCAAGTCGCGGCCGTGTGTCTGGCCGGTCAGGGCTACGCGAATCGGCATGAACAGATTTTTGCCTTTGTGCCCGGTCTCTTTCTGCACCTCTTTGATCAGTGCAGCGATGTTCTCGGCCGTGTAATCGGCGAGCGCCTCAACCTTCGCGAGGAATGCGCTCAGTACTTCCGGCACCTGCTCTCCAGACAGAACGGCTGCTGCCTCCGCATCCAGCTCCAAATGCGTGCGGAAGAACAGATCCGACAGCTCGACGATGTCCGACGCCGCGGTCATCTGCTCCTGATACAGGGCAACCAGCGCCTGGGCCCATGCCTCCTGCTCCGGCGTCAGCTCGGCAGGCAGGCGCGAAGCCTTCTGCAAATGCGGAATCGCAAGCTTAGCAATACGCTCAGGCTCGGCGTTCTTAATGTAGTGGTTGTTCAAGTGGGCCAGCTTGTTCGTATCGAACACTGCAGGGCTGCGGGACAGCCGCTTCGCATCGAAGATCGAGATCAGCTCTTCCTTCGAGAAGATCTCCTCTTCGCCTTCCGGCGACCAGCCAAGCAGCGTGATGAAATTGAACATCGCTTCCGGCAAATATCCCAGATCATCATACTGCTCGATAAACTGGATGACCGATTCGTCGCGTTTACTCAGCTTTTTGTGGTTCTCGCCGACGATCAGCGTCATATGCCCGAACACTGGCGGCTCCCAGCCGAACGCCTCATAAATCATTAACTGGCGCGGCGTGTTGGATACGTGATCCTCGCCGCGAAGCACGTGTGTAATGTTCATCAGGTGATCATCGAGCACGACCGCGAAGTTGTAGGTCGGAATGCCATCCTTCTTGACGATGACGAAATCGCCGCTCGTCTCGGATTGGAACGTGATCTCGCCTTTGACCAGATCGTCGAACGTATACGTGCGTCCCTCCGGCACGCGGAAGCGGATGCTCGCCTGCCGTCCCTCGGCTTCGTAAGCGGCGCACTGCTCCGGCGTCAAATCCCGGTGCTTGCCGGAATAGCGCGGCATCTCTCCGCGGGCCATCTGCTCCTCGCGCTCCTGCTCCAGCTCCTCTTCCGTGCAATAGCAGCGGTAAGCCAGCCCTTTATCGAGAAGCTCCTCCCAATATTTGCGGTAAATATCCAGCCGCTCGGTCTGGCGGTACGGACCGTAGTCCCCGCCGACATCGACGCTCTCATCCCAATCGATGCCAAGCCACTTCAAATAAGTCAGCTGGTTCTCTTCCCCGCCGGCGACGTTGCGCTTCACGTCGGTATCTTCGATCCGGATGATCATTTTGCCTCCGTGATGTCTCGCAAACAGATAGTTAAACAGCGCGGTTCTCGCATTGCCGATATGCAAATGCCCCGTCGGACTCGGAGCATAACGAACGCGAACCTCCGTCATAATGAATCCCCTCCTGGAATAAATAGCGAATCGAATCTTCAAAAATTATTTTAAGATGATAGCATATCTTTCGTCAGGCACACAACACACAAAGCGGTGATGCCTTCTCCCCGCCCGTTGAAGCCAAGCTGCTCCGTCGTGCTGGCCTTTACATTCACCAGCTCCGGCTCCGCCTGCAGTACGCCAGCGATAACCTCGACCATTTGCGGGATGTACGGAGCCATCTTCGGACGTTGGGCAATGATCGTCGCGTCCAGATTTCCAAGGCGATAGCCGCGTTCAACAGCCATGGCCCACACCCGCTCCAGAAGCTTCAAACTGTCCGCATCCTTATAAGCTGGATCCGTATCGGGAAAATGCCTGCCGATATCGCCTAGACCGAGCGCCCCGAGCACCGCATCCGTGATCGCGTGCAGCAGCACATCCGCGTCGGAATGCCCCAGCAGCCCCTTTTCGAAAGGAATCGTTACCCCGCCGATAATGCAAGGCCTGTCTTCCACAAGTTGATGTACGTCAAATCCTTGTCCAATTCTAATCATGCGTTACCTCTCCCTTTAGCTTCCTTCTGCGATTGCACGAACTCGGCGTAGTCCAAATCATCCGGCGTAGTGATTTTAATGTTGCCGTACGCCCCTTCCACTACCCGAACCGGTATTCCCATCCGCTCCACGAGCATCGAATCGTCGGTGCCCACGAACCCCTCCTTAGCGGCCACTTCATGGGCCCGCATAAGATCCGAACGGCGAAAAGCCTGCGGCGTCTGGATGGCCCAAAGGCTGCGCCGATCCGGCGTCGCGGTCACCCAGCCCTGCTCATCCACCTGTTTAACCGTATCCTTCACCGGCACGGCCAGCACGGCCGCCTGATGCTTAACGGCCGCTTCATAACAGGCGGTTACCTGCTCTTCCGTGACAAAAGGGCGGACGCCATCATGCACCAGTACCCAAACTGAGCTCAATTGAAGCAGCCCTTGGTATACGGAGTGCTGACGCTCGGCGCCGCCCGGAATAACTTTGATTGGAGTTGTGATGCCATACTCGTCGATCCACGCCCGAACCCGCTCAACATCCTGCTCACCCGTCACCAGGACGATCTCGGTGATCAGGGGATGGCGGTCAAACACCTCTAACGTGTGAACGACGATTGGCTTGTCCTGCAGCATGAGGTACTGCTTGCTTTCCTTCGTACCCATGCGTGTACCGCGCCCGGCCGCCACAATAATCGCTCCGGCTCCGGCGCTGTTCGCTTGTGCCACCATGCTTCCCTGCCTCATCCGTTGGAATTACGCAGGCTTCTGGTCTGGCCATCCCGCTTAAGGAAAACCGCCAGAACTGCGCAGATACTCCCATCATACCGCTTTTACTGGGCTTTTTCCAACAGTTTTGGTTTGGCAAAAATCATCCGGCCCGCCGAAGTTTGCAGTACGCTGGTGACAAGCACCTCGGTAATGGTTCCGATATAATCCCGGCCTCCTTCAACGACGATCATGGTGCCGTCATCCAGATAGGCCACCCCTTGACCATGCTCCTTACCGTCTTTGATAACCTGCACCATAATCTCTTCACCCGGCAATACGACCGGCTTCACGGCATTCGCCAAATCGTTGATATTAAGGACGGAGACCCCCTGCAGCTCGCACACCTTATTCAGGTTGAAATCATTCGTGACGACCTTCCCCTGCAGCACCTTAGCCAGCTTGACCAGCTTGCTGTCCACTTCGGAGATTTCCTCGAAATCCCCCTCGTAAATCATGACCTTGACGTCCAGCTCTTTCTGGATTTTATTCAAAATATCCAGCCCGCGCCGTCCGCGGTTGCGCTTGAGCAAGTCCGATGAGTCGGCGATATGCTGCAGCTCCTCCAGCACGAACTCAGGAATGACGATCGTTCCTTCGATAAATCCTGTCTTGCAAATATCAGCGATCCGCCCATCGATAATGACGCTGGTGTCGAGAATTTTATGCTCCTCCAACCTGCGTTCTTCGCCCTGCTCTGTGGCTCCCCATTTGCCAGACTTCCAGAACGAGGAGAGCTCTTCCTTCTTCGCCAGCCCCACGGTCAGCCCCATATAACCGAACAGCGCCGATACCGCGAACTGCGCAAAACTCTCCATAGACCCCAGCAAGGACAATACAGGGTAGACCATTAAAGATAGTAGAAGTCCTGCAGTCAATCCGGCCGCGCCGGCCATCATTTCATTCATCGGTATTTCCGTAATCGCTTCGATCCACCGTCTGATTCGTGCAGATGCGATATCCGCAACAAGGGAGAACATGAATGCGCACAAGACTGCTCCTGCAGCCGCAAGCAGCAGATGCGACATCAGAGGACTCATCCCGCCAAGCCATGCGCGCAGCGGCCCCGGAAACAGGCCCGTTAGCTCTTCCATGGTATAACCGAGCCACGCCCCGCACAAAGCGGACAGAATCATGAACCATCTTTTGACCATGTCTCTCTTCACCTCCAAAATTTAGTATGTTCTTTAACCAGTATGATCCAAACTTTGGCGGCGTAATCTTCGTTGGATAAAAATTTCCAGACGAGCTTCTCCTGGTTATTTCTGCTTCCATATTCCGTATCAGCATGCTATTCTTTCATATAAATCTGGACAACCGGCTGTCAGGATGCCGCCACAAATGACTGCTGCACGAAAGGAAGGGGACATATGAGATTCCCTCGATTCCGCTCTTTACGAACGACTATACTGTGGCTGTTTGTGCCAACGATATCCGCATTTATCCTGTTATCGGGGCTCATCTCCTACCAATTGGCCGCGGAGCAGCTAAAGGAAAATGCCTATACGAGCATCAGCAATACGGTGTCTCAAACCAGCCATTTTATTAATGACCGATTAACGGCGCTGTTTACAGAACTCAATATTTTATCCCCAGGACTTCCTGGATGAATGGGCACAGGCGATGGAAGCTGCTTTAGCGGAATACCAGAATAGCTTCAAATAATTCATAGGGAGCACGGACACTTTTCTAAATCTTGTATTTGTCGATGCTCGACATTATGCCTGGCATAAGGGCCAACGATACGGCCACTCTTATGCCAGGCTGTTTTGTATTTGTGATGAGAGACCCGGATACGCGTCAGTTATTTGATGATCGATTACGAAGACAAACTACAAAATTCGAATTTTTTCTGATGAGAAAATGGGACAATCCCCATCATTACGGCAATTCCAGCTTGATATGAGGGGAAATTGTGGCATATAATGAACTCAATTCATAATATTTGAGGTGGATGGAAAAATGAGCGCTCAAAGCCTGCAATCTTTTCAAGAACAAGTTTCTGATTTGTTACTCCGTCACCGCAGTTTGCTAGATGTCCTGTCCAAATTGGGACAAACCAATGCGTCCGTCGTCCGCTCCGTCACTAAATCGGTGACTGAATGCGGTTGCATCGAGCTTCACGCCACAAAACAGCAATTCGAACCCGGCATGGATCTGCAGCATGCCAAGGAAACGATCCGCAAGCATGTTCAAGGAGAACTTTGCGAGAACTGCCGGGATGCCGTTACCAATGAGTTGGGACGTAACCTTTTTTATATGTCAGCTCTCTGTAACTTGCTGGAGATCGACATGGATGAAGTCGTCCGACGGGAATCGCAGAAGTGCGCCACTTTAGGATTGTTTAACTTATCATAGATGTATTTTTTGCACCCACCCCCACCCCTCCCTGCCAAAGGGAGGGCCCAAGGGCTGTGCCTCTGAACTCACCATATGGAAATAGCGTGAGTGATACCGAGGAACTCCTTTGCACTGGATGCGCTTAGGCACTGCCTAGGCACGCTTTTTCCCCATTCAGGTACGTCATGTTTAGGAACGCTTCTACTCCCCCGAACTACTTACTGTATCTCCCTTCCTCGTTCGCTTCACCCGGAAAGCTGCTGCGTGCCATGTTCTGCTTGTCCCTTGCGAGTACGCTCTACTAGAGCAATCCTTCTTAACAGGAATCCCGATCAGGAGCCTACAGGTACTTACGTGAACCTATAAGAGACTACAGGAGCTCACAGGAGCCAACTTAGTACTGCTATGTACCAGGCACACTTCTCCCTTACGAGATGCAATGTAGGACATGAAAATTGCTTCGCCATCTTGCTAGCCAACCAATACTTGCTGCTGATCGCACTTAGCAGACTACAATACCCGGCCTTGAACCTACAAGCTCCCCGTGACCAGGAACACCCGTAACGAGAGTGAGACGTGGTAACGAATTTGGGATGTAAATAACAAACCAGAACGTGATCATGAGTCCAGAGACGTGAGTACGAAATCAGAATTTGAATAATGAAGCCGGAACGCCCAATAGCACATGAGTAACGAATCTCACGATCGCTATTTGTCCAAAAATCACCTCAGTCAAGATGTAACGAAGCTGGGCAACGTTATTTCATCCTTTACCTCCCCCAAACAGAAGATACACTGCAAATAGAGTGGATAAGAATCGTTAGATTTAACCTCATAGCCAATATGCACAAATAACGTGGATGAGATTCGTTAAACTTTTTGCGGCGATGCGGTTTGGCCGTAAAACTTATAAATCCAATAAAGATAAAAAGCATGAACGCCGTGATTTCCGACGCTCATGCTTTTATTTTACATATCAACGATTGTGATAAGCTTCCTCGGCCTCATCGTCATCTACCTGCTTGCCGCGGTGAAGCAATTTGTCGAAGCTCTGCTTCAGGCCATAGGCTGCGTAAACGACAAGCGGGATAAAGATAAGCTTGGATAATTCCTCTGGAAAAAGAACCGCAACCATAACTGCAAGCAGGATAACGAACGGCGCTAAAGCAATTCCCTTTTTAGGAAGGCCGATCTTTTTGAAGTTGGGATACTTTACGGAACTAACCATCAAGTATGATACGAGCAATATGCCGCAAATGAAGTAAGGAGCCGTCATATTCTTGTGAAACAGGGACAATGTGGCAATGACACCGCCCGCGGCTGGGATCGGCAGGCCGATGAAATACCCCGGCACTCCCTTCTGCACATTAAATCGAGCCAATCTCAGCGCGCCGCACATCGGGAAGATGGCCGTAACAGCCCAAGCAATTCCCGGATGAATCCCGCTAAAAGCAATAGAGTACATTAACAGGGCAGGGGCGACGCCAAACGATATAATATCCGATAATGAGTCCAGCTCTTTACCGAATTCGCTTTGAGCGTCAAGCGCCCGGGCAACCCGCCCGTCCAGCCCGTCGAGCAGCATCGCCACAATGACCATGATCGCGGACATGCTGTATTTGCCGTCAAAAGCAAAAATAATGGCTAGCATCCCTAAAAATAAGTTTCCCAGGGTAAATACATTCGGAAGTGATTTTGTAATCATCTCTTCACCTCGTATAGATTTCCAATAATCTTATTATCGGATTATGAAGCAAATTACTTTAATTCCCAAAAGAAAACTCGGCCCGCAGGCATACAGGCTTAAATTTGTCTATCGATAAAAGCCTGTTCCTGCAGCCGCTTAAGACCTTCTTTGATCGTTCTGGCCCGAACCTCGCCAATGCCGTCCACTTCGTCCAGCTCGTCGATCGTTGCCATCAGCACCCCTGGAAGATGCTTGAAGCGCTCGACAAGGTTATGGATGATGACGTTCGGGAGACGCGGGATTTTGTTCAGTACGCGATAACCTCGCGGAGACACTAAGTCTTCGGACATTGCCGCCGAAGCCGGATAACCGAGCAGTCTGGTGATATGGCTCATCTCAAGCAGGTCGTCGTCACTGGATCGCTTCAATCCAAGGATAATTTCCCGAATGGCTTCATCGCTGTCTTCCTTAGCATAGTCTTTGTATAACAGCCACGCTTCTTCCTCCATATTGCTAACCAGCTCTTCCATTTGCATACTAATCAACCGGCCTTCGGAGCCCAGTTCGTTAATGAACCGTTTGATCTCCATTTTGATCCGAATCACCATTTCAACCCGCTGAATCACATTAATGACCTCGGGCATCGTCACCAGCTCTTCGAACTCGGATGCCGTCAAATTCGTAAGCGCCTGATTGAGAACAGCCCTGTATTTCTCCAGGGTCTGGATCGCCTGGTTCGCTTTCGTCAGGATAACCCCAATCTCCTTCAGGGAATAACGAAGCCCGCCTTGATATAACGTGATGATATTGCGGCGCTGGGAGATCGAGACGACCAGCTTGCCCGTCTGCTTCGCCACCCGCTCCGCCGTCCGGTGGCGAATCCCCGTCTCCGACGAGGAGATGGATGAATCGGGAATGAGCTGCGTATTTGCATACAATATTCTCTTAAGATCCTCGCTCATGATGATGGCTCCGTCCATTTTTGCCAGCTCGTATAAGTAGTTCGGCGAGAAGTCGCAGTTAATGGAGAAGCCTCCTTCAACTACTTCCATCACTTCCGGGCTGTATCCCACAACGATCAGCCCGCCGGTCTTGGCCCGGAGCACGTTCTCAAGTCCATCGCGAAAAGCAGTGCCGGGCGCGACGAGTCTGAGTAAATCATTCATTTTCTCCGCATGGGTGTTTTCCTTCATGAACTTAATGCCCCCTAATCTAACGCAACAGCTAGCGCATCTGCAACAGTATTTACGCCAATCAATTGTATTCCTGCGGGACTCTGCCAGCCCTTCATGCTCTTCTCGGGCAGAATAACGCGTTTGAATCCTAACTTCGCTGCCTCCTTCACCCTCTGCTCAGCCCTGGAGACGGCCCGGACTTCACCGGTAAGCCCAACTTCCCCGAAGATGACATCGTCCGGCTTGGTCGGAATATCGCGAAAGCTGGAAGCAATGCTCACAGCAATCGCCAGATCAACGGCCGGCTCATCCAGCTTCACTCCGCCAGCCAGGTTCACGTAAGCATCCTGATTTTGCAGGAACATACCCATCCGCTTCTCCAGTACGGCGATGATCAGTCCCATCCGATGGTGATCTACACCCGTCGCCATCCTTCGCGGGGAAGGAAAATGTGTCGATGCGATCAGAGCCTGCAGTTCTACGAGCATCGGGCGTGTTCCTTCCATACTCGCCACGACGGTGGAGCCTGCGACACCAAGCGGCCTCTCGGAGAGGAACAGCTCCGAAGGGTTAGTTACTTCGGTCAAGCCGGATTCGTTCATTTCAAATATGCCGATTTCATTCGTAGAACCGAAGCGGTTCTTCACCGCCCGAAGCAGGCGGTAAGAGTGATGTCGTTCTCCTTCGAAATACAGCACGCAGTCCACCATATGCTCCAGCAGCCTTGGCCCGGCAATGGCTCCTTCCTTCGTCACATGCCCGACCAGAACCGTGGCAATCCCCTGCCCTTTGGCAATGCGCATGAAGCGCGCCGTACATTCGCGAACCTGGGATACGCTTCCCGGCGCGCTTGTCACTTCCGGCAGATATACGGTTTGGATCGAGTCGATGACGAGGAAATTCGGCTTCAGCTCGTCGATCGCCGATTCAATGGCTTCCATGTCGCTCTCACAGAGGACATACAGCTCTTGCGACAAGGCTCCTAGCCGCTCGGCTCTCAGCTTCGTCTGCCTGATTGACTCCTCCCCGGATATATACAGTACTTTCAATCCGGCCTGAGCCATTTCGTGGGATGTCTGCAGGAGCAGCGTCGATTTGCCGATTCCTGGATCACCGCCGACCAGTACGAGCGAGCCGGGTACGACTCCGCCGCCAAGCACCCGGTTCAGTTCTCCTATGCCAGTGACGATGCGCGGTTCTTTGCCGCTCTCTATGTTTATGATGGGCAGCGGTTTTTCTTTCGTATGAAATAGACCAGAGGACATCCCCTGCGTCTTTACGACTTTCTCCGTTTCTTCGACCATGGAGTTCCATGAACCGCACCCCGGGCATTTCCCGTACCATTTCGGCGATTCATATCCGCACTCCGTGCAAAAAAACTTTGTTTTTACTTTAACCATTTTTCTCTCCTTAAAATATCTGCAAAATTTAACAAACCTTGCAGCCCAAACCACTAAGAGTAACACTCAAAGTTTACCATTGTTTCTGATTTAACGTAAAGGTTTTTCGGGCGCTTTATACAAATATGGGAAATACGAAGAAAAGACAGCCCCGGAAACCGAAATTCCCAGGCTGTCTTGCATGATTCGCTTTGCAATACGATTCAGATCGTTTTGCTCACTATTCATTTACTTGGCGCTTTTGGTAAAAGCCCCCGTCTTCTTCACGGTCAAGCTGCCATCCTCCACATCAATCGTCAGCGAATCGCCTTTCTTGACGTTTCCGGTCAGCAATTCTTCAGACAAGCGATCCTCGATATGCTTCTGGATAGCTCTGCGAAGCGGACGCGCTCCATAAGCTGGATCAAAGCCTTCTTTAGCCAGAAACTCCTTGGCTTGATCGGTCAGAACGAAGTCCACCTCGTATTCATGCAGCCGTTTGCGAAGCTCTTCTGCCATCAGCGTAACGATTTCGCCGATATGCTTCTGCTCCAGCGAGTGGAATACGATAATTTCATCGATCCGGTTAAGGAATTCCGGACGGAAGCTCTTCTTAAGTTCTTCCATCACTTTGCCTTTCATATTGTCATAATCTGCCCCGGAGTCGTCTACGGCAGTAAAGCCAAGCCGCGTATTGCGTCTGATCGCTTCGGCCCCGACGTTCGAGGTGAGAATGATCAGTGTATTGCGGAAGTCTACCACACGTCCTTTGGAGTCCGTCAAACGGCCATCCTCCAGCACTTGCAGCAAAATATTGAATACCTCAGGGTGCGCCTTCTCGATTTCATCCAAGAGTACGACCGAATATGGCTTGCGGCGTACTTTCTCCGTCAGCTGGCCGCCTTCTTCATAACCAACATATCCTGGAGGGGCGCCAACGAGACGAGCCGTGGAGTGCTTCTCCATATATTCGGACATGTCGATGCGGATAACCGCATTTTCGTCGCCGAACATGGCTTCGGCCAGGGCCCGCGCCAGCTCAGTCTTACCTACCCCAGTTGGGCCTAGGAAGATAAAGGAGCCCATCGGACGCTTCGGATCCTTCAGTCCGGCACGCGCCCGGCGAATCGCCCGGCTGACCGCCTTAACGGCTTCGTCCTGCCCGATAACGCGCTCATGCAGGATTTGCTCCATATTGAGCAGTCTTTCCGTTTCCTCTTCCTTCAGCTTATTGACTGGAATACCAGTCCAGCTTGCTACGACCTGTGCAATGTCCTCAGGCGTAACTTCAGAGTCGGTACGGCCCTGTTTCTCTTTCCATTGATTCTTCGTGATGTCGAGCTCCTCGCGGATTTTCTGCTCCGTATCGCGCAGTGCTGCCGCTTTCTCAAACTCCTGGCTCTGTACAGCCGCGTCTTTCTCTTTGCGGATGTCTTCCAGACGGCTCTCCAACTGCTTCAGATTAGGCGGTACCGTGTATGAGTTCAGTCTTACCTTTGAGCCGGCCTCATCGATCAAGTCGATGGCTTTATCCGGCAGAAAGCGGTCCTGGATATAGCGGTCGGACAGCTTAACCGCCTGTTCAATCGCTTCATCGGTAATTTTAACGCGGTGATGGGCCTCATAGCGGTCGCGAAGTCCATGCAGGATTTGAATGGCTTCGTCAACGGAAGGCTGATCAACCGTTATCGGTTGGAAACGGCGCTCAAGCGCAGCATCCTTCTCGATATACTTGCGGTATTCATCCAGCGTCGTTGCCCCGATGCATTGCAGCTCGCCGCGGGCCAGCGCCGGCTTCAGGATGTTCGAGGCATCGATGGCACCTTCCGCACCGCCTGCGCCAATCAGGGTATGCAATTCATCAATGAACAGGATGATATTCCCGGCTTGACGGATTTCATCCATGATTTTCTTCAAGCGATCCTCGAATTCGCCGCGATATTTCGTACCGGCTACGACAGAACCCATATCGAGGGTCATGACTCTTTTGTCGCGCAGTGTCTCCGGAATTTCATTATTGATAATCTTCTGAGCCAATCCTTCAGCAATAGCGGTCTTCCCTACGCCAGGCTCACCGATCAGCACCGGGTTGTTCTTCGTCCGGCGGCTGAGCACCTGAATGACCCGCTCGATTTCCTTGCTTCGGCCGATAACCGGGTCAAGATTGCTCTCTTTGGCGGATTCCGTCAAATCGCGAGCCAGACTGTCCAGCGTCGGCGTATTCACGTTAGCTGGCGTGCTATGATGACTGGACACCGCCTCGCTGCTGCCCAGCAGCTGCAGCACTTGCTGACGCGCTTTGTTCAGACTGATACCCAGGTTGTTCAATACCCGGGCAGCAACGCCCTCGCCTTCACGAATCAAGCCAAGCAGAATATGCTCTGTTCCCACATAGGTATGGCCGAGCTTGCGAGCTTCATCCATGGATAGTTCGATAACCTTCTTGGCTCTCGGCGTATAAGCGATATTCGCCGGTTGCTCCTGGCCGCGGCCGATCAGCGTCTCTACTTCGTCCTGGATTTTCTCAAGACCCAGTCCAAGCCCGATTAATGCCTTAGCGGCAATTCCTTCCCCTTCACGAATCAAACCAAGCAAAATATGCTCTGTTCCAATATTGTTATGCCCTAACCGTACGGCTTCTTCTTGGGCAAGTGCCAAAACCTTCTGGGCACGCTCCGTAAATCTTCCAAACATCATACTCCTACACCTCCATGAATGTTGTTTCTTATTTACCCAATTTCTCTCGGATCAGCTTAGCGCGGTACATATCGCGTTCGCCCGGAGACATGCTGACCTGAAATTTTTTCTGCAAGAAACCAGGCTGGGTCATGACATTCAATTCATTCAGTACCTGTACGGGCAGCGTATCGATCAATCCCAGATCTACGCCGAGTCTGACGTCGGACAGCCGCTGCGCCGCCTCCTTAGAGTCTATAATCGCTGCGTATAACAAAATGCCATAGGAGCGCATGACGCGATCGGTCATCCGCAGGCGGGATTCAGAGAGCAGTCTCTCCCTTGCCGATTTCTCATGCTCGATGATCTGCATCACAACGCTGTACAAATTTTCAATAATTTCAGATTCGCTTTGTCCCAGTGTAATCTGATTTGAGATTTGAAACAAGTTCCCTGTCGCTTCGCTGCCTTCGCCGTAAATGCCGCGGACTGTCAATCCGACCTGGGACACGGCCGACAGGATCCGATTTATTTGCTGAGTTAGAACCAGCGCCGGCAAATGCATCATGACGGAGGCCCGAAGTCCTGTCCCTACATTCGTAGGGCAGCTGGTAAGGAAACCGCGGTTATCGT from Paenibacillus woosongensis includes the following:
- a CDS encoding protein arginine kinase — protein: MANLRFTEQPLSEWMRSGGKESEIVISSRVRIARNLLNRPFPMLATNQQSEDVLNQLESVLQDQRMQQFGPLSSVLLADLDELDKKVLVEKHLISPNLANESRYGAVFISDDESLSIMVNEEDHLRIQCLYPGLQIEEAWEKATAVDDIFEAQVDYAFDDNRGFLTSCPTNVGTGLRASVMMHLPALVLTQQINRILSAVSQVGLTVRGIYGEGSEATGNLFQISNQITLGQSESEIIENLYSVVMQIIEHEKSARERLLSESRLRMTDRVMRSYGILLYAAIIDSKEAAQRLSDVRLGVDLGLIDTLPVQVLNELNVMTQPGFLQKKFQVSMSPGERDMYRAKLIREKLGK